The DNA segment CGGTCAGGGGCAACGTGCCGGATCAGCGCTTCCAGGTACGCGAGGCCGTCGTCCTGGAGTTGCCGACCTTGTCGAGGGCGCGGACCTTCACGGTGAGCTTCTTGCCGTACCGGCTGACCTTGATTTTGAAGGTGTAAGGCTTCTTGGCGTCCTTCGCGATCAGCTTGCCGTTGATGTAGAGCTCGACCCGGGCGATGCCGCTCGCGTCGCTTGCCGCCACCTTGACGGTCACCGTGCCCTTGACCTTCTTGCCGTTCTTCGGGGCGCTGGTGATCTTCACGGTGGGCGCCTTGTTGTCGGCGATCACCCGGCGGTTGTAGTAGCCGACGTTGCCGGCCTTGTCCCAGACGCGCCACTGCAGGTTGACGTTGCCGTTGAACTTGCCGCTGTTGTAGCGCAGCGAGTACGGCGCGGCGTTGTCCCGTCCCACGTACTTGCCGTTGGCGTAGAGCTGCGCGTGCGAGAGGCCGGATCCGCCGCTGTCCGAGACGCCGGTCGCAGTGACCGTGATCGCCCCGCGGAAACGCTTGTTCTGCGCCGGGCCGGCGCCGGCGATCCGTGGTGCGACGGCGTCCACACCGGTCACCGCACGGGCTGCGCGGATCTCGCCGTACTGGGTGAATCCGGTGATCTCGGTGGGTCGCGCGGTGCGGGTCAGCGCGTACGTCAGCGCCGCGTTGCTCGCCTTGGGCGTCCTCGATTTCTGCAGCGCGATGGTCCCGGCGACCAGCGGCGCCGAGGCGGAGGTGCCGCAGAAGTCGTCGCGGTAGTCGTCGGCGGTCGTGCCGGTGCCGAAGCCGGCGAGGTTGGCCGCGGTCGTGCACCAGGGGGCGGCCACGTCGACCCAGTCCGGCCCGTAGTTCGACCCGTAGATCTCGAACGTCTCCGGGTCGAAGGTGATGAAGTAGTCGCTGTTCCTGTCGGTGCCGCCGACCGCGATGACACCGGGGTAGGCCGCGGGATAGTGCCGCGTGCTGACCGCCTCGTTACCGGCCGACGCGACCACGATCGCGCCCTTGCGCTGCGCGTACGCCACGGCGTCACGCAGGGCCTTGACGTCCCCGGTGCCACCGAGCGAGGCGTTGATGATCTTCGCGCCCTTGTCGGCGGCCCAGATGATGCCCGATGCCACCACGCTCTGCGTGCCGGAGCCGTTCGCGCCCAGCACCTTCACCGGCAGGATCCTGCAGGACCAGCAGACGCCGGCCATGCCCTTGGCGTTGTTCCCGCGTGCCGCGATGAGCGACGCCACCGCGGTGCCGTGACCGTGGTCGTCGGTGGCGGTGGCGTCGGAGTTGACGAAGTCGCGGCCGGGCAGGAGCCGGCCGGCGATGTCGTCGAACCAGGTGACGCCGGTGTCCACGACGGCGACCGTGATGCCCGAGCCGGTCGTGGAACTCCACGCGGCAGGCACGGTGATCTGCGGAAGCTCGGTCTGGTAGGACCACTCCGGATCGTTGGGGGTGACCGCGTCGGCGGTGACGAAGGCGTCCTCTTCGACGTACGCGACACCGGGTTTCGCCCGCAACTCCGCCGCGGCCTTCGCCGCTTCGGCACGAGGCACCGCCACGGTACGCACACCGATCCGATCGAGCGAGGCATTGCCCTTCGACGCGAACCCGAGGTCACCGGTCGCGGTGACGCCGCCGGCGAGCCCGACGACGAGGTTCACCGTCGATCCGCCGGGTGCCTCGATGCCGTGCCGGGCGACCCCCGCCGCCGCCCGGGCCGCGTTCTTGTCCGCTGCCACCGCCCGCTTGCGGGAGGCGACGTCGTGGCCGTCGTCAGCGGCCTGTGCGGCCGGCGCCGCGATCCCGGTGGCGACCAGGGCCGCTGGTAGCACCAGCCCGGCCGCGAGCCGACGTGTCAACGTGCCCAATCTGAACCTCCGGACCGAAAGAGATCACTAATCTCGAATATTTCGATCCTATGGAGAGCGCCGTACGAAATGGACGGTGCGAACGGCCGCCTGCCCCTGCCGGAACGGTCCCTTGACAGAGGCAGACGGCGTTTGCTTATTTCTATTATTACAGCGTGACCCGGGTGCCCCCGATGGTGACGACCAGGGTGCCGTCGGTGGCGTAGGACCAGGCGAGCGCCCCCGAGTACGCCGAGCACCGGGACCCGTTCGACCCCGACCAGAACTGGTTCGAGGTGTCCGAGTTGCCGATGATCCGGTCGTTGGTCCCGCTGCCGCTGCGGCACGACGTGTTGTTGCGGAACACCGAGGTGCCGGCGTCGAAGTTGAAGTTGCGCTGGGCGTTGTCGATGCTCAGGTTGTTCGAGATCGTCATGGATCCCGGATTGCTGTTGTAGGTGAATCCGTGCTTCCCGTTCTTGTACGCGATGCTGCGCCGCACCACGTGGTTGACCGCGATGTCCTCGCCGCCCAGCTTGTAACCGTTCCGGTCACCGTTGCCGGCCTGCGAACCGTCGGTCAGCGTGCCGTTGTTGTAGGCGAGCGAGTCCTCGATCGTGACCACGCCGATCGGGCCGGTGTCCGTCTTCGTGTAGAGGTCCCAGCCGTCGTCGATGTTGTTGTGCGACACCGCGTACCGGAACACGTTGCCGCCGCCGACCGTCAGCTTCGCGGCGAAACCGTCGGCGTCCTCGCCGTCCGAGTCGGCGTTGTCGTGCGATTCGGCGCTGAGGATCAGGTTGTTCGCCGGCCACTGGCTGCTCGGGGTGTCGGACGCGATGCGGGACAGCTGGAGCCCGGTGTCCCTGTTGAATCGGGTGACGGTGCGTTCCAGGACGTTGTTGCTGCCGCCCACGAAGATCCCGTTGTCACCGGCCCGCTCGACGGTGACGCCGGCGATCCGCCAGTAGTTGCCGTTCACCGCCAGTCCGCGGTTCGCCGGGTCCTCGGCCTGTGCCGCGAAGTTCAGCACCGGCTTCTCCCCGGGGTACGCGGAGATGGTCTTGAGCGAGCCCGGCGAGCCGTTGTTCCCGGCCGGGATCGCGACAGTGGACGCGTAGGAGTAGGTCCCGCCCCGCAGGTAGATCGTCCCGCCCGCTGCGATCCGGGTGATCGCCGAGGTCAGCGTGGTCGGAGCGGCCACCGTCCCGGCCGCGCCGTCGGTGCCGTTCGGCGCCACGTAGAGCGCGCTGGAAGACGGCGGAGGCGACGAGGAAGCCGACGGTGACGGCGAAGTGGACGTCGACGGCGAGGTGGACGGTGACGGAGACGTCGTGGGAGACGACGTGGGAGTCGTCCCGCCCGCATCGTCCACGATCACGTCGTCGAACCGGCCGGCGGCGTGCTCGGTCAGCAGCCCGATCCGGCCGGCCGCGATGGTGCTGTCCGAGACCGATCCGACGGCGGCGCCGTTGACCGTGCCGCTGATCGTGGTGCCGCTGACGTTCAGGCGCAGCGTGTAGAACGTGCTGGTCGAGATGGTCTGCGACAGCGAGCCCAGGACCGTCACGGCACTGCCGTTCATCGTCTCCAGCCGGACCTGATTCGCGCCGGTCAGCGAGAGCCGGTACATCCTGGTCGACCCGGCGGCCCGGGCCGTGAGCGCCACCACGCCGGCGCTCGACGCGAACGAGGTGGCCTTCACCCGTGCCTGCACCGCGTAGTTCGTCCAGCTGGTGGCGCCGGCGAACTGCCGGGCCCGCTCGCTGCCGGAGTCGCTCTGCTGGAACACCTGCGAGCCGTCGCTGACCACCGACCAGGTGCCGCCCGACTTCGACCATCCGGACGTGCTGCCGGACTCGAAGTCGGCGCTGAACAGGGTCGCCGCTTCAGCAGTGCCGACCGCGGTGATCAATCCGGCGGTGAGCATGGAAGCGAGACCGCCGGCCCAGAGGAGCCGTCGGGTAGGCGTCATCATTTCTCCTGACCGTGAATGGACACCGCCGGTCAGCAGCGTGAAAAGGGGAAGCCGCAAGTGGGGGAATGTTCCCGGCGGTGAAAGGGGACGTCAGGAATCTCTCACCGCCGATATGTGAGCGTCAATGAATTCGATTTGCAGGTTTGTTGCAGAAGGCTCATTGCTCAGGCGTGCGCGGCCAGGAACAGATCGAGACAACGCTCGGCGTTGGCCGTGATCGTCAGCGCCGGATTCGCGAGAGCGGCCGAGCCCGGCAGCAGCGCGCCGTCCACGCAGTACAGGTTCTCGTACCCGCTGACCTTGCCGCTGAAATCGGTCGCCTTGCCCATGACCAGGCCGCCGAGCGGATGGTAGGTGTTGCGCGACCCCAGGCCCATGCCGGTGTTCCGGTCATAGGACGGCAGGCCGGTGAGCAGGCTGCCCTTGCTGCCCTCGGTCGCCCACCAGAGCCGGGTCGCCAGGTCGCGGCCGGCCTTGTCGGCGGACGTCTCCATCTCGGCGTACGGCCAGTAGACCTTGCCGGCGCCGGTCGCCGCGTCGTAGCGGATCTCGCCGCGCTCGCTCGCGATGCTGGTGATCAGGTGCGCGGTCGTGTTCGGCAGCCAGGACGGGATCGGCGCTGCCTCCCATGCCATAGCGGCCCGGGCGTAGGGGTTCGAGTCATCATAGAAGCGGACATTTCCCGGCCCGCCCTGCGCGCTCCCCACCGTTTTGCGCAGGTTGAGGCGCGCCACCAGGAAATCGCCGTTGTTACCCCAGCCCTTTCCCACCTCGGTGCTGGTCAGCCGCGGTAATCCGCCGCGTGCCCGGGAGGTGAGCAGCAGCGAGGTGGTGTTCAGGGAGCCGGCGGCCAGGAAGAGGTAGTCGCAGGGGAACGTCCTGGTCGCCAGCACCGCGCCGGTCTCGTCGATCTGCCGGGCGGTCACCTCGAAGCGGGATGATCCGGAGACCTCTTCGAGGAGAGTCACCTCGTGCAGCGGCAGGACCGTCACGTTGCCGGTCGCCTCGGCCCACTTCAGGTAGTTCTTGTCGACGCTGTTCTTCGCGCCCGAGTTGCTGCCGAACGGACCTTCGCCGATGGTGTGGCACTTGACCGCCGTTCCGGCCAGTTCGGCGCGGATGACGTCCCAGTTCACGCCGAACGGCACCGGGACCGCGGGGCGATTGAATTCGGACAGGTACTGCAGCCAGCTCCTTGCTCCGACGTACGCGGGATGGTTCTGCACGTCAGCGGGGATGACGGCGGCGCCCAGACTCTGGCGGGCACGCGGCCAATAGATCGAGTCGAACTCCGGGTAGGAGAGCTGCGCGGGGTAGACGCGTTCCCAGTCGGCGCGGCGCGGCTGCGGTAGGAACATGCCGATGACCAGGGAACCTCCGCCCACGCCGGCCCCGCACATCACCTGGATGCCGTCGCCCGCGTGCTTCTGGATCAGGCCGGCCCGCTTCTCGATGACCTTGCTGGTGTCCAGGCCGAGCGGAGGCCGGTCGCCGAACCACGCGCAGCGCCAGTCCGGGTTGCCGATCGTGCAGAACGTCGTTCCGGAACCGTCGGTGGTCCACCGCCTGCCGCGTTCAAGAACGGTCACGGTCATTCCGGCTTGGGCTAGGCGGTACGCCGCGACCGCGCCGCTGAAACCACTACCGATGATCACCGCGCTCTTCCCCTGGAGCGCCGGGAGGGCGGGCAGTGTCCCGGCGGCGGCGAGCGCGCCGATCCGCAGCACCGCGCGTCGACTGATCATCATGGCTGCCTCCCGACGACCCACATGGAGAAGAACTGGGAACCGCCCCCGTACGCGTGGCCGAGCGCTGTCGAGGCGTCGTGCACCTGGTGGTCGCCGGCCCGGCCCATCACCTGCATGGCGGACTCGGCGAAGCGCAGCAGACCGGACGCGCCGATCGGGTTGGAGCAGAGCACGCCACCGGACGGGTTGACCGGCAGCCGGCCGCCGATCCTGGTCTCGCCGGACTCGGTCAGCTTCCAGCCCTGCCCCGGGCCGACGAAACCGAGGTTCTCCAGCCACATCGGCTCGAACCAGGAGAACGGCACGTA comes from the Actinoplanes sp. OR16 genome and includes:
- a CDS encoding FAD-dependent oxidoreductase, producing the protein MMISRRAVLRIGALAAAGTLPALPALQGKSAVIIGSGFSGAVAAYRLAQAGMTVTVLERGRRWTTDGSGTTFCTIGNPDWRCAWFGDRPPLGLDTSKVIEKRAGLIQKHAGDGIQVMCGAGVGGGSLVIGMFLPQPRRADWERVYPAQLSYPEFDSIYWPRARQSLGAAVIPADVQNHPAYVGARSWLQYLSEFNRPAVPVPFGVNWDVIRAELAGTAVKCHTIGEGPFGSNSGAKNSVDKNYLKWAEATGNVTVLPLHEVTLLEEVSGSSRFEVTARQIDETGAVLATRTFPCDYLFLAAGSLNTTSLLLTSRARGGLPRLTSTEVGKGWGNNGDFLVARLNLRKTVGSAQGGPGNVRFYDDSNPYARAAMAWEAAPIPSWLPNTTAHLITSIASERGEIRYDAATGAGKVYWPYAEMETSADKAGRDLATRLWWATEGSKGSLLTGLPSYDRNTGMGLGSRNTYHPLGGLVMGKATDFSGKVSGYENLYCVDGALLPGSAALANPALTITANAERCLDLFLAAHA
- a CDS encoding S8 family serine peptidase, producing the protein MTRRLAAGLVLPAALVATGIAAPAAQAADDGHDVASRKRAVAADKNAARAAAGVARHGIEAPGGSTVNLVVGLAGGVTATGDLGFASKGNASLDRIGVRTVAVPRAEAAKAAAELRAKPGVAYVEEDAFVTADAVTPNDPEWSYQTELPQITVPAAWSSTTGSGITVAVVDTGVTWFDDIAGRLLPGRDFVNSDATATDDHGHGTAVASLIAARGNNAKGMAGVCWSCRILPVKVLGANGSGTQSVVASGIIWAADKGAKIINASLGGTGDVKALRDAVAYAQRKGAIVVASAGNEAVSTRHYPAAYPGVIAVGGTDRNSDYFITFDPETFEIYGSNYGPDWVDVAAPWCTTAANLAGFGTGTTADDYRDDFCGTSASAPLVAGTIALQKSRTPKASNAALTYALTRTARPTEITGFTQYGEIRAARAVTGVDAVAPRIAGAGPAQNKRFRGAITVTATGVSDSGGSGLSHAQLYANGKYVGRDNAAPYSLRYNSGKFNGNVNLQWRVWDKAGNVGYYNRRVIADNKAPTVKITSAPKNGKKVKGTVTVKVAASDASGIARVELYINGKLIAKDAKKPYTFKIKVSRYGKKLTVKVRALDKVGNSRTTASRTWKR
- a CDS encoding right-handed parallel beta-helix repeat-containing protein, whose product is MTPTRRLLWAGGLASMLTAGLITAVGTAEAATLFSADFESGSTSGWSKSGGTWSVVSDGSQVFQQSDSGSERARQFAGATSWTNYAVQARVKATSFASSAGVVALTARAAGSTRMYRLSLTGANQVRLETMNGSAVTVLGSLSQTISTSTFYTLRLNVSGTTISGTVNGAAVGSVSDSTIAAGRIGLLTEHAAGRFDDVIVDDAGGTTPTSSPTTSPSPSTSPSTSTSPSPSASSSPPPSSSALYVAPNGTDGAAGTVAAPTTLTSAITRIAAGGTIYLRGGTYSYASTVAIPAGNNGSPGSLKTISAYPGEKPVLNFAAQAEDPANRGLAVNGNYWRIAGVTVERAGDNGIFVGGSNNVLERTVTRFNRDTGLQLSRIASDTPSSQWPANNLILSAESHDNADSDGEDADGFAAKLTVGGGNVFRYAVSHNNIDDGWDLYTKTDTGPIGVVTIEDSLAYNNGTLTDGSQAGNGDRNGYKLGGEDIAVNHVVRRSIAYKNGKHGFTYNSNPGSMTISNNLSIDNAQRNFNFDAGTSVFRNNTSCRSGSGTNDRIIGNSDTSNQFWSGSNGSRCSAYSGALAWSYATDGTLVVTIGGTRVTL